The following coding sequences are from one Schizosaccharomyces osmophilus chromosome 1, complete sequence window:
- the elc1 gene encoding elongin C Elc1, translating into MSEEYVKLISSDGFEFILRKDIACISGTIKAILNEGVFAEAQSNECTFPDIRGSLLEKVCEYLHYNYRYKNRQDVPKFDIPPEMVLELLVTAEYLDSE; encoded by the exons atgtCGGAAGAGTATGTCAAATTAATTTCCAGTGATGGTTTTGAGTTTATTTTAAGAAAAGACATTGCTTGCATATCTGGAACCATAAAAGCCATTTTAAATGAAG GCGTATTTGCTGAGGCTCAAAGCAACGAGTGTACATTTCCTGACATTAG AGGTTCACTTTTAGAGAAGGTCTGCGAGTATTTGCACTACAATTATCGCTATAAAAACCGGCAGGATGTTCCTAAATTTGACATTCCTCCAGAAATGGTCCTAGAACTACTGGTTACAGCGGAATACTTGGACAGTGAGTGA
- the mug131 gene encoding UPF0300 family protein 4 → MNQQARSNTPMDNFSQSAAETDEDPSFLRKTFQHLKQLCMACSTGSEYIDSDSEYIYNQEMPNEHNELGFESSNVYNDSLTSNSFNTSVEALSLDYSLSMPHADTLLRLSNLPTTQQFAEEKGSITQKKEETRRIKVPFEKGFFSILYGTSRTPFLHAQYADFFMSESQAPISIEIDNENAKKSMRLAEKNFPEAFEQFIKILNGPNVPLSVLLHHVMLYDLYSPRLKDAIWETIKNYLQKMKGSYGYTDLHVEAARYKLTHPRFIMIHPDEIFSVYNNPDWVCVSNEHLHCNIHIQPIVSNAMKSRDDRIREVASNCQTPIEYAWLALGLALRKKASIFPIHAYLNCKIKLYDESIPPSLLYYSKEDENINTSNIEEIINYMYEIFNAEAALCGTSCKNRDNINVSKTEVSYLDINNIKRGKEAKTMNPFEPENVTPGSC, encoded by the coding sequence ATGAATCAGCAAGCAAGGAGTAATACCCCAATGGATAATTTCTCTCAGTCAGCAGCTGAAACTGATGAGGATCCCAGTTTTCTTCGAAAAACATTTCAGCATCTCAAACAGCTCTGTATGGCTTGTTCCACGGGCTCTGAATATATTGATAGTGACTCTGAATACATATACAATCAAGAAATGCCCAATGAGCATAACGAATTGGGTTTCGAATCGTCCAATGTTTACAATGACTCTCTGACATCAAACAGCTTCAATACTTCAGTGGAGGCACTGAGTCTTGATTACTCGCTCAGCATGCCGCATGCAGACACGCTTTTAAGATTGAGCAATCTACCTACAACGCAACAATTTGCAGAGGAGAAAGGTTCTATTACtcagaaaaaagaagaaacaagaagaatcaaagtTCCATTCGAGAAAGGATTCTTCAGTATTCTGTACGGCACATCACGCACTCCTTTTCTGCATGCACAGTATGcagatttttttatgtcAGAATCCCAAGCTCCTATATCAATTGAGATTGATAacgaaaatgcaaaaaagaGTATGAGACTAGCCGAGAAAAACTTTCCAGAGGCTTTCGAGCaatttatcaaaattttAAATGGTCCTAATGTGCCTTTGTCTGTTCTGCTTCATCACGTTATGCTCTATGACCTATACTCTCCTAGGCTTAAGGACGCAATATGGGAGACTATTAAAAATTACCtccaaaagatgaaaggCAGCTATGGATATACGGACTTGCATGTCGAAGCCGCACGATACAAACTTACACACCCAAGGTTTATCATGATCCATCCGGATGAAATCTTCTCCGTTTATAACAATCCTGACTGGGTTTGTGTTTCCAACGAGCATCTTCACTGTAATATACACATCCAACCTATCGTCAGCAACGCCATGAAAAGTAGAGATGACCGCATAAGAGAAGTGGCTTCAAACTGTCAAACTCCCATTGAATATGCATGGTTAGCGCTAGGACTCGCGTTGCGAAAGAAGGCCTCTATATTCCCAATTCATGCCTATTTGAATTGTAAAATCAAGCTTTACGATGAGTCCATTCCTCCTTCTTTGTTGTATTATtcgaaagaagatgaaaacataaacaCTTCAAACATTGAGGAAATTATTAATTACATGTATGAAATCTTTAATGCAGAAGCTGCTCTTTGTGGTACTTCGTGCAAGAATAGGGACAACATCAATGTTTCAAAAACGGAAGTCTCTTATCTTGATATTAACAACATCAAACgaggaaaagaagctaAAACCATGAATCCATTTGAGCCGGAAAACGTCACTCCCGGTAGTTGTTAG